A window of Corallococcus macrosporus DSM 14697 contains these coding sequences:
- a CDS encoding RCC1 repeat-containing protein yields the protein MRQEERKCLAWAALVICAAMAGCGPQDAPSAVQGEIVSAEPASLSLSRSTSLDLMGAKALAVSAGPLLAASSRHTVAVRQGGTVWAWGNNALGQLGDGTYAERPMPVQVPGLTGVTAISAGEAHTVAVGQGGTVWAWGNNALGQLGDGTRMNRHTPVQVPGLSGVTAIAAGRHHTVAVRQDGTVWAWGNNALGQLGDGTYADRHTPVQVPGLTGVTATTAGEYHTVAVRQDGTAWAWGNNALGQLGDGTRTDRHTPVQVPGLTGVTAVAAGRHHTFAVRQDGTVWAWGDNVWGQLGDGTHTERHTPVQVPGLTGVTAIATGRRHTFAVSQDGTVWAWGNNALGQLGDGTYADRHTPVQLPELTGVTAIAAGESHTVAVRQGGTVWAWGDNDWGQLGDGTRTNRLTPVQVPGLTGVTAIAAGRRHTFAVRQDGTAWAWGDNAWGQLGDGTRTNRLTPVQVPGLTGVTAIAAGDYHTLAVRQDGTVWAWGNNALGQLGDGTYTERLTPVQVPGLTGVTAISAGESHTVAVRQDGTVWAWGLNFWGQLGDGTRSDRLTPVQVPGLSGVTAIAAGRHHTFAVRQDGTVWAWGDNVWGQLGDGTYTDRLTPVQVPGLTGVTAIAEGRRHTFAVRQDGTVWAWGDNVWGQLGDGTYTDRLTPVQVPDLTSVTAIAAGDYHTLAVRQDGTVWAWGFNAYGQLGDGTRTDRLTPVQVPGLTGVTAIAAGESHTVAMRQDGTVCAWGFNAYGQLGDGTSSRSPSPVMVPGLTGVTVFAALAAGDSHTVAVMQDGTDWAWGLNASGQLGDGATIDRRIPVQIPGLAGVTAIAAGSAHTLAAGQDGAVWSWGANSYGQLGDGTTTHRLSPVQVPGLTGVSAMAAGDAHSVALLQDGTVSAWGRNSWGQLGDGTTAARLTPVQVHGLTGVTAVAAGSLHTVALRQDGTVWAWGYNDLGQLGDGTTTRRLAPVQVQGLTDVTAIAAGYFHTVAVRQDGTVWAWGFNLWGQLGDGSSTARSTPVQVQELTGVSALAAGYAHTVAVKQDGTVWAWGNNSGTQLGNGSSTDRYTPVWVEGLTGVSALTAGRFHTAAVSPEGFGWAWGRNNSGQVGDGTTADRPRPVDVVIQEGT from the coding sequence ATGAGACAGGAAGAACGGAAGTGTTTGGCGTGGGCGGCCCTGGTCATTTGTGCCGCGATGGCGGGCTGCGGTCCGCAGGATGCTCCGAGTGCGGTTCAGGGCGAGATCGTTTCGGCGGAGCCTGCCAGTCTGAGCCTCTCCCGGAGCACTTCATTGGATTTGATGGGGGCCAAAGCCCTCGCGGTTTCCGCGGGGCCCCTTCTCGCTGCAAGTAGTCGCCACACGGTGGCCGTGAGGCAGGGCGGCACCGTCTGGGCTTGGGGCAACAACGCCCTTGGCCAACTGGGGGACGGGACTTATGCGGAGCGCCCCATGCCGGTGCAGGTGCCGGGGCTGACAGGCGTCACTGCTATTTCCGCGGGTGAAGCCCACACGGTGGCCGTGGGGCAGGGCGGCACCGTCTGGGCCTGGGGCAACAATGCCCTTGGCCAACTGGGGGACGGGACTCGTATGAACCGCCACACGCCGGTGCAGGTGCCGGGGCTGTCGGGCGTCACCGCCATTGCCGCGGGGCGTCACCACACGGTGGCCGTGAGGCAGGACGGCACCGTCTGGGCCTGGGGCAACAATGCCCTTGGCCAACTGGGGGACGGGACTTACGCGGACCGCCACACGCCGGTGCAGGTGCCGGGGCTGACAGGCGTCACCGCCACTACCGCGGGTGAATACCACACGGTGGCAGTGAGGCAGGACGGCACCGCCTGGGCCTGGGGCAACAATGCCCTTGGCCAACTGGGGGACGGGACTCGTACGGACCGCCACACGCCGGTGCAGGTGCCGGGGCTGACAGGCGTCACCGCCGTTGCCGCGGGTCGTCACCATACGTTCGCCGTGAGGCAGGACGGCACCGTCTGGGCCTGGGGTGACAACGTCTGGGGCCAACTGGGGGACGGGACACATACGGAGCGCCACACGCCGGTGCAGGTGCCGGGGCTGACAGGCGTCACCGCCATTGCCACGGGTCGTCGCCACACGTTCGCCGTGAGCCAGGACGGCACTGTCTGGGCCTGGGGCAACAACGCCCTTGGCCAACTGGGGGACGGGACTTACGCGGACCGCCACACGCCGGTGCAGTTGCCGGAGCTGACAGGCGTCACCGCCATTGCCGCGGGTGAATCCCACACGGTGGCCGTGAGGCAGGGCGGCACCGTCTGGGCCTGGGGCGACAACGACTGGGGCCAACTGGGGGACGGGACCCGTACGAACCGCCTCACGCCGGTGCAGGTGCCGGGGCTGACAGGCGTCACCGCCATTGCCGCGGGTCGTCGACACACGTTCGCCGTGAGGCAGGACGGCACCGCCTGGGCCTGGGGTGACAACGCCTGGGGCCAACTGGGGGACGGGACTCGTACGAACCGCCTCACGCCGGTGCAGGTGCCGGGGCTGACAGGTGTCACCGCCATTGCCGCGGGGGATTACCATACGCTCGCCGTGAGGCAGGACGGCACTGTCTGGGCCTGGGGCAACAACGCCCTTGGGCAACTGGGGGACGGGACTTATACGGAGCGCCTCACGCCGGTGCAGGTGCCGGGGCTGACAGGTGTCACCGCCATCTCCGCGGGTGAATCCCACACGGTGGCCGTGAGGCAGGACGGCACCGTCTGGGCTTGGGGCCTCAATTTCTGGGGCCAACTGGGGGACGGGACTCGTTCGGACCGCCTCACGCCGGTGCAGGTGCCGGGGCTGTCGGGCGTCACCGCCATTGCCGCGGGTCGTCACCACACGTTCGCCGTGAGGCAGGACGGCACCGTCTGGGCCTGGGGCGACAACGTCTGGGGCCAACTGGGAGATGGGACCTATACAGACCGCCTCACGCCGGTGCAGGTGCCGGGGCTGACAGGCGTCACCGCCATTGCCGAGGGTCGTCGCCACACGTTCGCCGTGAGGCAGGACGGCACCGTCTGGGCCTGGGGCGACAACGTCTGGGGCCAATTAGGGGACGGGACTTATACGGACCGCCTCACGCCGGTGCAGGTGCCGGATCTGACAAGTGTCACCGCCATTGCCGCGGGTGATTACCACACGCTCGCCGTGAGGCAGGACGGCACTGTCTGGGCCTGGGGCTTCAACGCCTATGGCCAACTGGGGGACGGGACTCGTACAGACCGCCTTACGCCGGTGCAGGTGCCGGGGCTGACAGGCGTCACCGCCATTGCCGCGGGTGAATCCCACACGGTGGCCATGAGGCAGGACGGCACCGTCTGTGCCTGGGGCTTCAACGCCTATGGCCAACTGGGAGATGGAACGTCCTCGCGGAGCCCCAGCCCAGTGATGGTGCCGGGGCTGACAGGCGTCACCGTCTTCGCCGCCCTCGCTGCGGGTGATTCCCACACGGTGGCTGTAATGCAGGACGGCACCGACTGGGCCTGGGGCCTCAACGCCTCCGGTCAGTTGGGGGATGGGGCGACCATTGACCGCCGCATTCCAGTGCAGATACCGGGGCTGGCGGGTGTCACCGCCATCGCGGCAGGTTCCGCTCATACGCTGGCCGCAGGCCAGGACGGCGCTGTCTGGAGTTGGGGGGCGAATTCCTACGGCCAATTGGGTGACGGGACGACCACGCACCGCCTTTCGCCAGTGCAGGTGCCGGGGCTGACGGGCGTCTCAGCCATGGCTGCTGGCGACGCTCACTCGGTGGCGTTGCTGCAGGACGGGACTGTCTCGGCTTGGGGACGCAATTCATGGGGCCAACTGGGGGACGGGACGACGGCTGCGCGCCTCACGCCGGTGCAGGTGCACGGATTGACGGGCGTTACCGCCGTCGCCGCGGGCTCTCTCCACACCGTGGCCTTACGACAGGACGGCACCGTCTGGGCCTGGGGTTACAACGACCTTGGCCAACTGGGCGATGGGACGACCACGCGCCGCCTCGCGCCGGTGCAGGTACAGGGGTTGACGGACGTCACCGCCATCGCTGCTGGCTACTTCCATACCGTGGCCGTGCGACAGGACGGAACGGTTTGGGCATGGGGCTTCAACCTCTGGGGACAGCTCGGGGATGGGAGCTCGACGGCGCGCTCCACGCCAGTGCAGGTTCAGGAGTTGACGGGCGTCAGTGCACTTGCTGCTGGGTATGCACATACGGTGGCCGTGAAGCAGGACGGCACCGTCTGGGCCTGGGGCAACAACTCCGGTACCCAACTGGGCAATGGAAGCTCCACGGACCGTTACACGCCGGTGTGGGTGGAGGGGCTGACGGGCGTGTCCGCCCTGACAGCGGGCCGTTTCCACACGGCGGCCGTGAGCCCGGAGGGGTTCGGTTGGGCCTGGGGGCGCAACAACTCTGGCCAGGTAGGGGACGGGACAACCGCTGACCGCCCAAGGCCGGTCGACGTGGTGATTCAGGAAGGGACGTGA
- a CDS encoding DUF6431 domain-containing protein has product MDEGQPKRCVACGRGAYEGGGLGLHGHGLVERQQRGPPTPDGAPECRGLLCRRYRCQPCGAVMRVVPPSVFPRKHFSGEAIAFSLALWTLHGLGRRRCLAARHE; this is encoded by the coding sequence GTGGACGAGGGCCAGCCGAAGCGCTGCGTGGCGTGTGGGCGCGGGGCCTACGAAGGCGGTGGGCTGGGCCTCCATGGGCATGGGCTCGTCGAGCGCCAGCAGCGTGGCCCGCCGACTCCGGACGGGGCGCCAGAATGCCGGGGGCTGCTCTGTCGCCGCTACCGCTGCCAGCCCTGTGGCGCGGTGATGCGCGTGGTGCCGCCGTCCGTCTTTCCACGTAAGCACTTCAGCGGGGAGGCGATTGCCTTCTCCCTGGCGCTGTGGACCCTGCACGGCCTGGGGCGGAGGAGGTGTCTCGCTGCGCGGCACGAGTGA
- a CDS encoding protein kinase domain-containing protein yields the protein MVCLDADTAAAYAAHALEENEARAIDEHIDICSWCRELVSMVARTDGSMSTAASGQADEGEPTQAVLPRGTRIGPFVLDAPLDAGGMGVVYAAHDERLDRRVALKCLRERRGDPRQLMREAKLMAQLASPNVVPIYDLIEAHGQVFIAMELVVGRSLRQWMKAGPRDWRTVTGLFLEAGAGLAAAHAAGIIHGDVKPANILVGEDGRVRVTDFGLASLVTEHAGMAEGVRGTPAYLAPEQWRGTPCDARGDQYAFCVSLYEALTGTLPGSPPAWMPGLPRSVRRALAKGLQADPALRHPSMEALLLALRAARSRRWRWGMATAAGVVVSVGLAYAVGGRRVEVEQCAVAAAELASPWNATEKARLRSAFELTRLPYAGETADRVVTKLDRWRTDFEDARRRACAMSWFRPETPLEGLPGQLSCLKDRAREVRALISQLRDADTTVVQNSVAAVEQLARAGRCAEAEPRQGAAPEGPAVDALREQFAMTRALMESGRFRAALPISTELMRGADALGDATFIAAAKVALGNNQAVLADYAAATSNLLDAIRLADVAQEERVRAQAWVSLAQTEFWQGHYEKVLFMKGPAMGACERVGDAWLRSELLLFLGGSLCQLGKAGEAQPLFEEAVRLRTQVYGETDRRTSFALSSLGNALAMQGDLAGGIEAHRKALVAAQVSLGANHPSLGTLHGNLGSDYLYGLQGELAVAELEKSKAIAEAANGPRQLKVALAQTSLGFALLESNAPERALEAFEQAAELWRGLSPKHPVHGQCLLGKNQAALALGMRVSQAELEHALELGQVLPGYERGRIQLALGKALASGKKAPPAAVKLVKAAREGLMTSTLPLVQRDLGRAEAWLRAQGVAL from the coding sequence ATGGTCTGTCTTGATGCCGACACCGCTGCCGCCTATGCCGCCCACGCCTTGGAGGAGAATGAAGCCCGGGCCATCGACGAGCACATCGACATCTGCTCTTGGTGCCGCGAGCTGGTCTCCATGGTCGCGAGGACGGATGGCTCGATGTCCACGGCGGCCTCGGGCCAGGCAGATGAGGGGGAGCCCACCCAGGCGGTACTGCCTCGGGGCACCCGGATTGGCCCCTTCGTGCTGGACGCCCCGCTTGATGCCGGGGGGATGGGGGTGGTCTATGCCGCGCATGATGAGCGGTTGGACCGCCGGGTCGCGCTCAAATGTCTGCGCGAGCGCAGAGGCGATCCGCGGCAGTTGATGCGGGAGGCGAAGCTGATGGCCCAGCTCGCCAGTCCGAACGTCGTGCCCATCTATGACCTCATCGAGGCGCACGGACAGGTCTTCATCGCCATGGAGCTGGTGGTGGGACGCAGTCTGCGCCAGTGGATGAAAGCGGGGCCGCGCGACTGGAGGACGGTGACGGGCCTCTTCCTGGAGGCCGGCGCGGGGCTGGCCGCGGCCCACGCCGCGGGCATCATTCATGGCGATGTGAAGCCCGCGAACATCCTGGTGGGAGAGGATGGCCGGGTGCGGGTGACGGACTTCGGTCTCGCCAGCCTGGTGACGGAGCACGCCGGAATGGCCGAGGGCGTCCGGGGGACGCCCGCCTACCTGGCGCCGGAGCAGTGGAGGGGCACGCCGTGCGACGCGCGAGGTGACCAGTACGCATTCTGCGTGAGCCTGTACGAGGCCCTCACGGGGACCTTGCCCGGCTCGCCCCCCGCGTGGATGCCGGGCCTGCCTCGGAGCGTGAGGCGAGCGCTCGCCAAGGGGCTGCAAGCGGATCCTGCCCTGCGCCATCCCTCCATGGAGGCGCTGCTCCTCGCGCTGCGCGCGGCTCGCTCGCGTCGATGGAGGTGGGGGATGGCCACCGCCGCGGGGGTCGTCGTCTCTGTCGGATTGGCCTACGCCGTGGGGGGCCGGCGGGTGGAGGTCGAGCAGTGCGCGGTGGCCGCCGCGGAGCTGGCCAGCCCCTGGAATGCGACGGAGAAGGCGCGGCTGCGCTCGGCGTTCGAGCTCACCCGGCTGCCCTATGCGGGCGAGACAGCGGACCGCGTCGTCACGAAACTCGACCGGTGGAGGACAGACTTCGAGGATGCGCGGAGACGGGCCTGCGCCATGAGCTGGTTCCGGCCGGAGACGCCACTGGAAGGGCTCCCTGGCCAATTGAGCTGTTTGAAGGACAGGGCTCGAGAGGTGCGGGCGCTCATCAGTCAGCTTCGCGACGCCGACACCACCGTCGTGCAGAACTCGGTCGCCGCGGTGGAGCAACTGGCGCGGGCCGGGCGCTGCGCCGAGGCCGAACCGAGGCAGGGCGCGGCTCCGGAGGGACCCGCGGTCGACGCGCTGCGCGAGCAGTTCGCCATGACACGCGCGCTGATGGAGTCGGGAAGATTCCGGGCCGCGCTCCCCATCTCCACGGAGCTGATGCGCGGCGCCGACGCGCTGGGCGACGCCACGTTCATCGCGGCGGCGAAGGTCGCGCTGGGCAACAACCAGGCGGTGCTGGCGGACTACGCCGCCGCGACTTCAAACCTGCTTGACGCCATCCGCCTGGCGGATGTCGCCCAGGAGGAGCGGGTGCGCGCGCAGGCTTGGGTCAGCCTGGCGCAGACCGAGTTCTGGCAAGGGCACTACGAGAAGGTTCTCTTCATGAAGGGCCCCGCCATGGGGGCGTGTGAGCGGGTCGGAGATGCGTGGCTCCGGTCCGAGCTGCTCCTGTTCCTCGGCGGGTCGCTCTGTCAGCTCGGCAAGGCGGGGGAAGCCCAGCCCCTTTTCGAGGAAGCGGTCCGGCTGCGCACCCAGGTGTACGGGGAAACAGACCGCCGCACCTCGTTCGCGCTATCGAGCCTGGGCAACGCGCTGGCGATGCAGGGAGATCTCGCGGGCGGTATCGAGGCGCACCGCAAGGCGCTGGTCGCGGCCCAGGTCTCGCTTGGAGCGAATCACCCAAGCCTTGGCACGCTCCATGGGAACCTGGGGAGCGATTACCTCTATGGCCTGCAGGGCGAGCTGGCCGTCGCGGAGTTGGAGAAAAGCAAGGCGATTGCCGAGGCCGCGAACGGCCCGAGACAGCTCAAGGTCGCGTTGGCGCAAACTTCACTGGGCTTCGCCCTGCTCGAAAGCAACGCTCCAGAGCGAGCGCTGGAAGCCTTTGAGCAGGCCGCCGAGCTGTGGCGCGGTTTGTCGCCAAAGCATCCCGTTCATGGCCAGTGTCTACTGGGGAAGAACCAGGCGGCGCTGGCCCTGGGGATGCGCGTATCGCAGGCCGAGCTCGAGCATGCGCTCGAATTGGGCCAGGTGCTGCCCGGCTATGAGCGCGGTCGCATCCAGCTCGCCCTCGGAAAGGCGTTGGCTTCCGGGAAGAAGGCTCCGCCCGCTGCCGTCAAGCTGGTCAAGGCGGCGCGGGAGGGATTGATGACATCCACTCTCCCACTCGTGCAACGCGACCTGGGACGAGCGGAGGCCTGGTTGCGTGCCCAGGGAGTCGCGCTGTGA
- a CDS encoding DUF6310 domain-containing protein translates to MRLRACAALLQLLTSCATSAPSPQGQAPRNPRVANLHRAATLPWADGGRCVVREASSEWAVLVERCYHALDHDRVEFRDVTGQCSVASVGTAAIGVGVCILIAPEIVVGAVIVAGAVVVAVAIKEELDAYRKASRERATPETQSRPFDEQERSKHRTPKPEPAGQDWFPPGPTEPLDRVRRPECRPVPVPHAGKDDPHNECADTFPPNRYPGMDVLVGGKRFDALQVGVHALWEIKTHQFDTYSDFLQEQVIRDQLREFEEDRDIARACGYLFVIGVSTSAHKAALLEFDDSFDIVVTGCNR, encoded by the coding sequence ATGCGTCTCCGCGCCTGTGCCGCACTTCTGCAGCTTCTCACATCCTGTGCTACGTCTGCGCCGAGCCCACAAGGCCAAGCGCCCCGGAACCCGAGGGTCGCCAACCTCCACAGAGCGGCGACGCTGCCCTGGGCGGATGGGGGACGATGCGTGGTGCGTGAGGCGTCCAGCGAATGGGCCGTGCTCGTGGAGCGGTGCTATCACGCGCTCGACCACGACCGAGTCGAATTTCGGGATGTCACGGGACAATGCAGTGTCGCCTCGGTGGGGACCGCTGCGATTGGAGTGGGCGTCTGCATCCTGATTGCACCCGAGATCGTCGTTGGAGCTGTGATTGTCGCTGGCGCAGTCGTGGTGGCGGTCGCCATCAAAGAGGAATTGGATGCGTATCGAAAGGCATCGCGTGAGCGTGCGACGCCCGAGACTCAGTCGCGGCCATTCGATGAGCAAGAGCGTTCGAAGCACCGAACGCCCAAACCGGAGCCAGCAGGGCAGGATTGGTTTCCTCCCGGACCGACCGAACCACTGGACCGAGTGCGTCGTCCTGAGTGCAGGCCCGTCCCAGTGCCGCACGCGGGCAAGGATGATCCGCATAACGAGTGCGCCGACACGTTCCCTCCAAACCGATACCCCGGCATGGACGTGCTCGTAGGGGGCAAGCGCTTCGATGCGTTGCAGGTCGGCGTGCATGCACTGTGGGAGATCAAGACCCACCAATTTGACACGTACAGTGACTTCCTCCAGGAGCAGGTGATCAGGGACCAGCTTAGGGAGTTTGAGGAAGACCGCGACATTGCGCGGGCCTGTGGATATCTCTTCGTCATCGGCGTGAGCACCAGCGCGCACAAGGCCGCACTGCTGGAGTTCGACGACAGCTTTGATATCGTCGTCACTGGGTGCAACCGATGA
- a CDS encoding DUF5953 family protein, whose product MTTRSRLVLNVYAPALMSDDGRTLAAIEGMERAIPGLRLTWEVSKEGRSIALPQRDVWLAEAAGRGEFPLVCNGDERFPVMISGRCRPASASPGGQSQLQVHAKLPQDPAIVLAAADVLEHVAEGVRAQWGLAAPSPILQVIADQTGPKLNGPEKPPRGLPALKFPEAIPAPEIPRHLGWLNYWSAAAAKAIGFPDPIRDTDLLSRARRTVSGGWVVQLSDAPLDLDNPVHLDALKRAYERFPEIGGRSAP is encoded by the coding sequence ATGACCACTCGAAGCCGGCTCGTGCTGAACGTCTATGCGCCAGCGCTCATGAGCGACGATGGCCGCACGCTCGCTGCCATTGAAGGGATGGAGAGGGCGATCCCCGGACTGCGCTTGACATGGGAGGTCTCCAAAGAAGGGCGGTCCATTGCGCTACCCCAACGGGACGTGTGGCTTGCCGAGGCAGCCGGACGTGGGGAGTTTCCTCTCGTTTGCAATGGTGACGAGCGCTTTCCGGTGATGATTTCAGGGCGGTGCCGACCCGCGAGTGCAAGTCCAGGTGGCCAGTCACAGCTTCAGGTGCATGCGAAGCTGCCGCAGGACCCAGCCATCGTCTTGGCAGCCGCAGATGTGCTGGAGCACGTAGCGGAGGGGGTCCGCGCACAGTGGGGCCTCGCGGCCCCCTCACCCATATTGCAGGTTATCGCGGACCAAACGGGCCCGAAGCTGAATGGGCCTGAAAAGCCACCGCGGGGTCTGCCCGCCCTCAAGTTCCCAGAGGCAATCCCGGCGCCCGAGATTCCGCGTCACCTGGGATGGCTGAACTATTGGTCTGCCGCTGCCGCGAAGGCCATCGGATTTCCAGACCCGATCCGCGACACAGACCTGCTTTCACGGGCGCGTCGCACGGTGTCGGGTGGCTGGGTCGTGCAACTCTCGGACGCGCCGCTCGACCTGGACAACCCCGTCCACTTGGACGCGCTCAAGCGGGCTTACGAGCGCTTTCCTGAGATCGGCGGGCGCTCCGCACCGTGA
- a CDS encoding glutathione S-transferase family protein has translation MAELVLTTYDWVPKTPRGYVRDLRVRWALEEAGLPYRVERTPFRERDAGHLAHQPFAQVPWLTDGDLSLFESGAILLHLGERSPVLMPTDPRGRAEAIEWVIAALNSVEMASLPWSFFQFGMADKAASKPFDDFLKLRLERLEPVLAGRDWLAGSFSVADILMADVLRLVDRFDGLAAHPACRDYVARATARPAFQKAHADQMAHFAAAD, from the coding sequence ATGGCCGAGCTGGTTCTCACGACATACGACTGGGTCCCCAAAACGCCGCGCGGCTATGTGCGCGACCTCCGCGTGCGCTGGGCGCTGGAGGAGGCCGGGCTGCCCTACCGCGTGGAGCGCACGCCCTTCCGCGAGCGCGATGCCGGGCACCTGGCGCACCAGCCCTTCGCCCAGGTCCCGTGGCTGACGGACGGCGACCTCTCCCTCTTCGAGAGCGGCGCCATCCTGCTGCACCTGGGCGAACGCAGCCCCGTCCTGATGCCGACCGACCCGCGCGGCCGGGCCGAGGCCATCGAATGGGTGATCGCCGCCCTCAACTCGGTGGAGATGGCGAGCCTGCCCTGGTCATTCTTCCAGTTCGGCATGGCGGACAAGGCGGCGTCGAAGCCGTTCGATGACTTCCTGAAGCTCCGCCTCGAACGATTGGAGCCGGTGCTGGCGGGGCGCGACTGGCTGGCGGGCAGCTTCTCCGTCGCAGACATCCTGATGGCCGACGTGCTGCGGCTCGTGGATCGGTTCGACGGGCTGGCGGCGCACCCGGCCTGCCGCGACTACGTCGCCCGCGCTACCGCCCGCCCCGCCTTCCAGAAAGCGCACGCGGACCAGATGGCCCACTTCGCCGCGGCGGACTGA
- a CDS encoding aminotransferase class I/II-fold pyridoxal phosphate-dependent enzyme translates to MEEKNRYRNSESMIVHGNPSFQAAKEAGLLDLAVHNTGRGTLALKDGREFINMCSCSYLGLDAEPEVLQGAIDVLQRERTMDLAISRLRIRLAILDELEARLSALWRSKVIVTTTASYASAGLLPLIASGHLLPEGRKPVLVFDKSAHFSMNLIKPICADETEVLTSPHNDLEFLEDVCRKHARVAYVADGFYSMGGAAVVKELLALQDRYGLFLYFDDSHALSVYGEAGEGFVRSLAGGELSPRTIIIASLGKGFGTAGGAVMLGPQQHVDLVGRFAGPLGWSQSLSIPAIGAGMASARIHGTPELAKRQQALRANIRFFDERVPTRTSGEDFPIKVIDVGPEEVAVERSRRLLERGFYSSAVFFPIVPKGRAGLRIMLRSNLSQADVQRLCDAVREISAPTA, encoded by the coding sequence ATGGAAGAGAAGAACCGTTACCGCAACAGCGAGTCGATGATCGTCCACGGCAATCCGTCCTTCCAGGCGGCGAAGGAGGCGGGGCTGCTGGACCTGGCGGTGCACAACACCGGGCGCGGCACGCTCGCGCTGAAGGACGGCCGCGAGTTCATCAACATGTGCTCGTGCTCCTACTTGGGCCTGGACGCCGAGCCGGAGGTGCTCCAGGGCGCCATCGACGTGCTCCAGCGCGAGCGCACCATGGACCTGGCCATCTCCCGGCTGCGCATCCGCCTGGCCATCCTGGACGAGCTCGAGGCGCGGCTGTCCGCGCTCTGGCGTTCGAAGGTCATCGTCACCACCACGGCGAGCTATGCGAGCGCGGGGCTGCTTCCGCTCATCGCCTCCGGCCACCTGCTGCCCGAGGGCCGCAAGCCCGTCCTGGTCTTCGACAAGTCGGCGCACTTCTCGATGAACCTCATCAAGCCCATCTGCGCGGATGAGACCGAGGTGCTGACGTCGCCGCACAATGATTTGGAGTTCCTGGAGGACGTCTGCCGCAAGCACGCGCGCGTGGCCTACGTGGCGGACGGCTTCTATTCGATGGGCGGCGCGGCGGTGGTGAAGGAGCTGCTCGCGCTCCAGGACCGCTACGGCCTCTTCCTGTACTTCGATGACTCCCACGCGCTCTCCGTCTACGGCGAGGCGGGAGAGGGCTTCGTCCGCTCCCTGGCGGGCGGCGAGCTGAGCCCGCGCACCATCATCATCGCGTCGCTGGGCAAGGGTTTCGGCACGGCGGGCGGCGCCGTGATGCTCGGGCCCCAGCAGCATGTGGACCTGGTGGGGCGCTTCGCGGGGCCCCTGGGCTGGTCCCAGAGCCTGTCCATCCCGGCCATCGGCGCTGGCATGGCCTCCGCGCGCATCCACGGCACGCCCGAGCTGGCGAAGCGACAGCAGGCCCTGCGCGCCAACATCCGCTTCTTCGACGAGCGCGTGCCCACCCGGACCTCGGGGGAGGACTTCCCCATCAAGGTCATCGACGTGGGGCCGGAGGAGGTCGCGGTGGAGCGCTCGCGGCGGCTGCTGGAGCGGGGCTTCTATTCATCGGCGGTGTTCTTCCCCATCGTCCCCAAGGGGCGCGCGGGGCTGCGCATCATGTTGCGGTCGAACCTGTCGCAAGCGGACGTGCAGCGCCTGTGCGACGCCGTGCGAGAGATCTCCGCGCCAACAGCCTGA
- a CDS encoding HpcH/HpaI aldolase/citrate lyase family protein, whose product MLVTPALEPSRFDKASEVGADVGLLDLEDGVPRAFKPEARRLATEHLARGRASRPMALRINSLRTEDGLRDVLALLDRGARPDLVLLPKVESPAELQQLDALLSPRLPDVALLAIIETSRGVAAVDAIATATPRLQGLIFGAADLSAELGIPLTWEPMLYARSRIAMAAGAAGLSAIDSPCFDMEDLDAVEEETRRARALGFVGKIVIHPQQVAAVHRALRPCPRTVDHARRVVAQAEDDGLGGIRRLGGAMVGPPLVAAARRVLANEHLMEELESAPRRQGARTGDT is encoded by the coding sequence ATGCTGGTGACCCCCGCCCTGGAGCCGTCGCGCTTCGACAAGGCCTCTGAAGTGGGCGCGGACGTGGGGCTGCTCGACCTGGAGGATGGCGTGCCCCGGGCCTTCAAGCCCGAGGCGCGCCGGCTGGCCACCGAGCACCTGGCGCGGGGCCGCGCGTCGCGCCCCATGGCGCTGCGAATCAACAGCCTTCGCACCGAGGACGGACTCCGCGACGTGCTGGCCCTGCTGGACAGAGGAGCCCGGCCCGACCTCGTGCTGCTCCCCAAGGTGGAGTCGCCCGCGGAGCTGCAGCAGCTTGACGCGCTGCTGAGCCCCCGGCTCCCGGACGTGGCGCTGCTGGCCATCATCGAGACGTCACGGGGTGTGGCCGCGGTGGATGCCATCGCCACCGCCACGCCGAGGCTCCAGGGGCTGATTTTCGGAGCGGCCGACCTGTCCGCGGAGCTGGGCATCCCGCTGACGTGGGAGCCCATGCTGTACGCGCGCTCGCGCATCGCCATGGCGGCGGGGGCGGCGGGGCTGTCCGCCATTGACTCGCCCTGCTTCGACATGGAGGACCTGGACGCGGTGGAGGAGGAGACGCGCCGGGCCCGCGCGCTGGGCTTCGTGGGGAAGATCGTCATCCATCCGCAGCAGGTGGCCGCCGTCCACCGGGCGCTGCGTCCGTGTCCGCGCACGGTGGACCACGCGCGCCGCGTGGTGGCGCAGGCGGAGGATGACGGGCTGGGCGGCATCCGCCGGCTGGGCGGCGCCATGGTGGGGCCTCCGCTGGTGGCGGCGGCGCGGCGCGTGCTGGCCAACGAGCACCTGATGGAGGAGCTGGAGTCCGCGCCCAGGCGGCAGGGCGCCAGGACGGGAGACACATGA